Genomic segment of Paraburkholderia agricolaris:
CGTCCGGCTCGGCCGATATCGACACGGCGCACGTCGAGTCGATCAAGGCAGCCATCAAGGACGGCTCGCTGACGATCGATGCGAGCAAGATCGCCGACGGCGTGCTGAATACCGCGCGCGAACTGTTGCAAAGCAAAACCTCGTCGACCGGCAACTAATCGACGCATCGAAGTATGGTGAATGGCCGGGCGGCATTCGACAAACCCGGCTCGCGAATCGTGCGCGAGCCGTCGTGTTCAGCGAGTTGTTGAGATGAAAGACGCCCTGCTTGCCACCCTCATCGAAGAATATTCGGCCGTCGAGGCATTCGCCTCGATTCTGACGCTCGAGACGAAGGCATTGACCGCCTTGTCGCCGCTGGAGCTACTGCCGCCGATCATCGAGAAGAAAACCGAACTGATCGGCACGCTCGCCAAACTCGAAGCCACGCGCGACGGGCTGCTCGCGGAAATGGGCTTTCCGGCCGGCTGGCCCGGCATGGAGCTCGCGGCCAGCGCGGATACGCGGATCGCCGAGCAATGGGCGCTGCTGCAAAAAGCCGCCGAGCGGGCGCGGCACTTCAATACGAACAACGGTGAGCTGATCCGCGTGCGGATGGACTACAACCAGCGCGCGCTGACAGCGCTGCAGGTGGCCGTACCGCAAAAGGCCGGTTTCTACGGCCCGGATGGGCGGATTCCGGCGCAACCGGCGGGTTGAAAATGTAGCTACGCGGCGCGTTTCACGCGCTGACGCCGTTGCGTAGATTGCCTTGAACAAAAGGGCTCGTCTTTGACGAGCCCTTTTTGCTTTTCCCCTTCCGCTCAGGGCGCTTAGGCCCTTCTCCAACGCACGTTGGCCATCCGGCCAGGTCGCGCGCAATTCCCCGCCAGGTTGAAATCACGGATTCCCCCCACTGAGGTTCTCCGCCGTCGCTCACGGCTTTTCGACGCCGCGCCGCACGAGCAAAGCGGAACGTCAACCACTAGCGAAGTTGTGTAATCGTGTGTATATTCAGAGGAGTGCACTATGAACAGCGCCGAAGTCGTCAAAGTAATTCAAGCGGATGGCTGGCGGTTGATCCGGATAACGGGCAGTCACCATCATTTTCGGCACGCGGTAAAAGCCGGTCTCGTGACCATCCTGCACCCGAAAAAAGATCTTCCGCCCGGCACATTGAGCAGCATCCTGAAACAGGCGGGTCTGAAATGAAAAATCTGATTTTCCCGATCGCAATCGAACCTGGTGACACGCACCACGCGCTCGGCGTGATCGTCCCCGATATTCCGGGTTGTCATTCGGCGGGTAATTCGCTGGAAGAAGCCTACGCGAACGCAAAAGAAGCGATCGAGGCACATCTGGACACGCTGCTCGATGAAGGCCTGCCGATTCCCGAGCGGCTAACGCTGGAGGAGCATCGGCGCAATCCCGACTACGACGGTTTTACCTGGGGATTTGTCACCACGCGCAATATTCCGGCGCTGAAGAAAGCCGTGCGCATCAATATCTCGCTGCCCGAGGCGCTGGTTCACGATATCGACGCTTACGCCCAGGCACGCGGCATGTCGCGCTCGGCGTTTCTCGCGCTGGCCGCCGAGCACGAGATGGCGGACGCGTAACTGAAGAGAAGAAACAGAACGAGAAGGCGGGCGTTGCACGCGCCGCCGGTCAACCATCAGGCCGTCAGGCGCCCGTCGCCTCGGCGTTCGCCCATGCCATCTCACGCAGGCGCGTACGCAAACGCGCCACGGCCTGGCTGTGCAACTGGCACACCCGCGACTCGCTGACTTCCATCACCGCGCCAATCTCGCGCAGGTTCATGCCGCGTTCGTAGTACAGCGACATCAGCAGCTTCTCGCGTTCCGGCAAGCGGTCGATCGCCTCGATCAGCGCCGAGCGCAGGCTGTCGTCCAGCAGCGCCGACAGCGGATCCGAATGATCGACGCAATAACGGTCGAGAAACGGTTCGTCGTCCGCGGAACGGTCGAAGTCTTCGTAATAGATGAGCTGACTGCCGTGCAGATCCTGGAGCATCGACTGATACTCGTCGAGCGGCATTTGCAGATGCTCCGCGATTTCCGTTTCACTCGCCGAGCGCCCCAGATTCTGTTCGACCTTGTGCACGGCGGATTCGACTTCGCGCGACGTGCGCCGCAAGCTGCGCGGCAACCAGTCGTTGCTGCGCAATTCGTCGAGCATCGCGCCGCGAATCCGCTGGCTGGCATAGGTCTCGAACTGCGCGCCCTGGTCTTCCTTGTAGCGGCTCGCCGCATCCAGCAATCCGATCATGCCGGCCTGGATCAGGTCGTCGAGATCGACGCTCGCCGGCATCTTGGCGACGAGCTGCAAGCCGAGGCGACGCACCAGCGGCGCGTACTTCGTCAGAACGTCGGCTTGGGAGATCTTTCCCTGAGCGTTATACATCGTGCTCCCCTTGTCCTTGTGCCGCCGCTCAGGCGTGCTGCGCGGACGGTTGGTCGGCGTGTTGCGCCGCTGTAACTGTCGCTGGCGCCATCCACGGCGCTTGCGACGACATCGCTGGCCGCATCGGCCAGTACTGCAGTTCGGCAGCGAGATGCCGGAAGTCGCGTGCGGCCGGTGTCGATGGGAACGCATCGACGACACACCGCGACAACTCCAGGGCTCGCGCCATCCGCGCATCGGCGGCAATACAACCGGCGTCTTCCAGCGCCACCGTCAGGTAGCGTCCAGCCACGCCGGCCAGGTTGACAAAGGCGGTATGCGCGTCGTCAACGCTCTGCACGTGATTCACCAGCACGCGAAACTGCGCGGTGGCGTGTGCGTAGTGCAGACGTTTCATGCACGCATACGCGTCGGTGATCGCCTGCGCGGCCACCCGTGTCACGATCATCAGGTCATGCGCCTGCATCGCAAGCGGTGACAGGTGACCGTGTTCGTCGAGCTCCGCGTCGATCAGCACAATGTCGGCGGATCCGCGCAACACGGCGCTCAACTGCGCGGCCGTGTGGCCCTCGCGGTTGTGACGCGAGGCGGTCAGCACCGAGAACCCGAGTGCGTGCCGTGCGGTGGCTTCGTCGAGCGCCATCTCGCCGCGCATCACAGCCGCAAAATTACCTGCGCCGCGCACGCCGCCGAGCATCGCGCTCACCGATTTGCCGCCGAGGCACTCGTCGATCACCAGCACGTCCTTGCCCTGTTGCGCGAGCGCCGCGGCGAGGTTCACCACGATCGTCGTGGAGCCCACGCCGGCCGATCCACCCGCCACTGAAATCACGCGCGAGCCGCTTCTCGCCAACAAACGCCGCAGTCCTTCGGCTTGATCCGAAATGAATTTATCCAAAGCGGACCTCGTGCAATTCGGCCGTCGACCGTGCGGACAGCGCGGACAGCAGCGCCGGAATGTCGTCGTCGTGCGGCACGAACGGCGAGTTGTCACGCGGAATGCAGAACGTGCTCTTGATCAGGAATTTCCTGGTCGCGACGTACAGGTTTTCCGGCACCTTCTGACCGGTCGACACGTAGTGCACCGGCAGCTTGTAGCGAATCACCGTATCGAGCACGCCGCCCAGATTGGTGGCCTCGTCGAGCTTGGTGAGGATGCAGCCGGCGAGCGGCTGCTGATCCGGCGCGCGCTGATAGGCCTGCACCACTTCGTTCAGGGTATCGCCGTGGCTCGTTGCGTTGAGCAGCAGCAGACGCTGCACCGGCTGGCCGGCGCGGCATAGCATGGCGATCTGATCGGAGACGAGGCGGTCGCGCTGGCTCATGCCGATCGTGTCGATCAGCACGATGTGCTTGTTGCGCAATTCGGAGAGCGCGAGTTGCAGATCGGCGCCGTCTTTCACCGCATGAACCGAGACGCCGAGAATCTTGCCGAAAATGCGCAGTTGCTCGTGGCCGCCGATCCGGTAACTATCGGTGGTGAGGAGCGCCACCTTGCTGGCGCCGAAACGCATCACGCAGCGTGCGGCGAGCTTCGCCGTGGTCGTGGTCTTGCCCACACCCGTCGGGCCCATCAGCGCGAACACACCGCCGCGCTCCATCAGCGCGTCTTCGTCTTCCATCACCGGCAGGTTCGATTCGAGCACCGAACGCACCCACTCCATGCCGCCTTCCATGTTGTCGACGTCGTCGGGCAGGTTGTCGACCATCATCTGCACGAGCTGCGCGGAGAAACCGGCGGCGAACAGGTGCTTGGTGAGCGCGGCGCGCGCCGGGCTGCGGCGCTGGCGGTCGCCCCACAACAGGCCGGCAAAGTGTTCTTCCATCATGCCGCGCATCGACGACAGTTCATGCATCACGGTGTCGTTGACGACCTGCTCCATGCGCGCCTTGATCGCTTCGGCGACCGAAGCCGGGGTGCGGGCGTCGTCGCCCGTGGGCAGCGGCGGGGCTGCTTTCTGAGCGGCACGGCGCGCGGCGAGTTGCTGGGCTTCGCGGGCCCATTCGGGCGTATCGGTGACTTGCGGCGCGGCCGGTTGTGCGCCGGGTTCGACTGCGGCGCCGAGGCCCTTGGCCATCGCGGCGGCCGGCGTCATCGCGGCGGGGCGCGCGCTGTATGCGCCTTGCTGCTGCTGTTCGGCCGCGATGCGGCGTGCGTGATCGATCAGCCAGGGATTCGATTCGGCCATGGTGCGCGGCGTGTCGGCGGCGGGTGCGGCGGGCACGCCGGCAGCTTTAAGCAGATCCGCGCGGATGTCTTCGGTGAGGCGCGTCACTGCGGCGCGGGCACTGGGTTGCTCGATGCTGATCGGTTGC
This window contains:
- a CDS encoding RNA polymerase sigma factor FliA; translated protein: MYNAQGKISQADVLTKYAPLVRRLGLQLVAKMPASVDLDDLIQAGMIGLLDAASRYKEDQGAQFETYASQRIRGAMLDELRSNDWLPRSLRRTSREVESAVHKVEQNLGRSASETEIAEHLQMPLDEYQSMLQDLHGSQLIYYEDFDRSADDEPFLDRYCVDHSDPLSALLDDSLRSALIEAIDRLPEREKLLMSLYYERGMNLREIGAVMEVSESRVCQLHSQAVARLRTRLREMAWANAEATGA
- a CDS encoding flagella synthesis protein FlgN: MKDALLATLIEEYSAVEAFASILTLETKALTALSPLELLPPIIEKKTELIGTLAKLEATRDGLLAEMGFPAGWPGMELAASADTRIAEQWALLQKAAERARHFNTNNGELIRVRMDYNQRALTALQVAVPQKAGFYGPDGRIPAQPAG
- a CDS encoding type II toxin-antitoxin system HicB family antitoxin — translated: MKNLIFPIAIEPGDTHHALGVIVPDIPGCHSAGNSLEEAYANAKEAIEAHLDTLLDEGLPIPERLTLEEHRRNPDYDGFTWGFVTTRNIPALKKAVRINISLPEALVHDIDAYAQARGMSRSAFLALAAEHEMADA
- the flhF gene encoding flagellar biosynthesis protein FlhF, coding for MNIRKFVGATSRDALRLVREALGPDAVVLSNRTMDDGSVEIVALADSDLAAITPKAPRGSAGAALAMPTTATTATTGQQAALAAPRANPYASGMPDVFSSVFGASPEAGTENMTPNVSHAASASGPAAKAAAPAAPKASLPNAPKAALAAPAAAATATSASQPISIEQPSARAAVTRLTEDIRADLLKAAGVPAAPAADTPRTMAESNPWLIDHARRIAAEQQQQGAYSARPAAMTPAAAMAKGLGAAVEPGAQPAAPQVTDTPEWAREAQQLAARRAAQKAAPPLPTGDDARTPASVAEAIKARMEQVVNDTVMHELSSMRGMMEEHFAGLLWGDRQRRSPARAALTKHLFAAGFSAQLVQMMVDNLPDDVDNMEGGMEWVRSVLESNLPVMEDEDALMERGGVFALMGPTGVGKTTTTAKLAARCVMRFGASKVALLTTDSYRIGGHEQLRIFGKILGVSVHAVKDGADLQLALSELRNKHIVLIDTIGMSQRDRLVSDQIAMLCRAGQPVQRLLLLNATSHGDTLNEVVQAYQRAPDQQPLAGCILTKLDEATNLGGVLDTVIRYKLPVHYVSTGQKVPENLYVATRKFLIKSTFCIPRDNSPFVPHDDDIPALLSALSARSTAELHEVRFG
- a CDS encoding P-loop NTPase, encoding MDKFISDQAEGLRRLLARSGSRVISVAGGSAGVGSTTIVVNLAAALAQQGKDVLVIDECLGGKSVSAMLGGVRGAGNFAAVMRGEMALDEATARHALGFSVLTASRHNREGHTAAQLSAVLRGSADIVLIDAELDEHGHLSPLAMQAHDLMIVTRVAAQAITDAYACMKRLHYAHATAQFRVLVNHVQSVDDAHTAFVNLAGVAGRYLTVALEDAGCIAADARMARALELSRCVVDAFPSTPAARDFRHLAAELQYWPMRPAMSSQAPWMAPATVTAAQHADQPSAQHA
- a CDS encoding type II toxin-antitoxin system HicA family toxin, translated to MNSAEVVKVIQADGWRLIRITGSHHHFRHAVKAGLVTILHPKKDLPPGTLSSILKQAGLK